A genomic region of Pseudomonas sp. RSB 5.4 contains the following coding sequences:
- a CDS encoding TonB-dependent siderophore receptor, translating to MSTPARPGVPFRPTLLALLCSLTVTAYAADDNSKALVLDNVNINAQAPTPSALPPVYSGGQVARGGQLGVLGNQDMMDVPFSAASYTEQLIQDQQAEDVADVLLNDSSVRQASGFSNQAQLFMIRGLPLNGDDISYNGLYGVLPRQIISTDALERVEVFKGPNAFINGVTPTGSGIGGGVNLQPKRAGDEPLRRYTTDINSEGRIGQHFDIGQRFGEDNRFGARINLSQREGDTGIDHENQRSKLFSIGLDYRGDALRISGDFAYQKERVNGGRNSVNLGTATHIPDAPSADTNYAPKWGYTDIEDTFGMLRAEYDLNDNWTAYVAGGAKHTREVGRYNSTTLVGNNGASFTTGSFIPHDEDNTSLMAGLNGKFNTGAVSHKLNFGLSGLWAEQRSAYDFDLTKYANNIYHPVETPSPVGNFSGGDVSDPGIVGKTFNRSLALSDTLGFFDDRLLITAGLRRQQLVVQGYNYASYGSGSRKSSYDESITTPVYGIVFKPWEHVSFYANHIEGLAQGPTSPASTGGFQVTNGNEVYAPARSKQTEAGVKVDMGTYGASLGVYRIEQPSDGYCEINSATTCTYVREGEQINKGVEMNVFGEPISGLRLLSGVTVMHTELKNTQNGANDGNRAIGVPSFQFNAGADWDVPGLQGVALNARMLRTGGQYADAANNLSLPTWNRFDAGARYAFKVSQKDVTLRLGVENLANKKYWESAQGGYLTQGEPRVAKLSGTIDF from the coding sequence ATGTCCACTCCTGCTCGACCCGGTGTTCCTTTTCGCCCAACGCTTCTCGCTTTACTGTGCTCCCTGACGGTCACTGCCTACGCGGCCGATGACAACAGCAAGGCGTTGGTGCTCGACAACGTCAACATCAATGCCCAGGCGCCGACGCCCAGCGCCCTGCCCCCGGTTTATTCCGGCGGTCAGGTCGCCCGTGGCGGTCAGCTCGGCGTGCTGGGCAATCAGGACATGATGGACGTGCCGTTCAGCGCTGCGTCCTACACCGAACAGCTGATTCAGGACCAGCAGGCCGAAGACGTCGCCGACGTGCTGCTCAACGATTCTTCGGTACGTCAGGCCTCGGGTTTCTCCAACCAGGCGCAGCTGTTCATGATCCGCGGCCTGCCGCTGAACGGTGATGACATTTCCTATAACGGCCTGTACGGCGTGCTGCCGCGGCAGATCATTTCCACCGACGCCCTGGAGCGCGTGGAAGTGTTCAAAGGCCCGAACGCCTTCATCAACGGCGTGACTCCGACCGGTTCCGGTATCGGCGGTGGCGTCAATCTGCAACCCAAGCGCGCCGGCGACGAGCCGCTGCGCCGCTACACCACCGACATCAACAGCGAAGGCCGCATCGGTCAGCACTTCGACATCGGCCAGCGTTTCGGCGAAGACAATCGCTTCGGCGCCCGGATCAACCTGTCCCAGCGCGAAGGTGATACCGGCATCGACCACGAAAACCAGCGCTCGAAACTGTTCAGCATCGGCCTTGATTATCGCGGTGACGCGCTGCGTATTTCCGGCGACTTCGCCTATCAGAAGGAACGCGTCAACGGTGGGCGCAACTCGGTCAACCTCGGCACCGCCACGCACATTCCGGACGCGCCGTCGGCCGACACCAATTACGCGCCGAAGTGGGGTTACACCGACATCGAAGACACCTTCGGCATGCTCCGCGCCGAATACGACCTGAACGACAACTGGACCGCATACGTCGCCGGCGGCGCCAAGCACACCCGCGAAGTCGGGCGCTACAATTCGACCACGCTGGTGGGCAACAACGGCGCCTCGTTCACCACCGGCTCGTTCATCCCTCACGATGAAGACAACACCAGCCTGATGGCCGGCCTGAACGGCAAGTTCAACACCGGTGCTGTCAGCCACAAGCTCAACTTCGGCCTCAGCGGTCTGTGGGCCGAGCAGCGCAGCGCCTATGATTTCGACCTGACCAAGTACGCCAACAACATCTACCACCCGGTGGAAACCCCGTCGCCGGTCGGCAACTTTTCCGGCGGCGACGTCAGCGATCCGGGCATTGTCGGCAAGACCTTCAACCGCAGCCTCGCGCTCTCCGACACCCTCGGTTTCTTCGATGATCGCCTGTTGATCACCGCCGGCCTGCGTCGCCAGCAACTGGTGGTGCAGGGCTACAACTACGCCAGTTACGGCAGCGGCAGCCGCAAGTCGAGCTACGACGAATCGATCACCACGCCGGTCTACGGCATCGTGTTCAAGCCGTGGGAGCACGTGTCGTTCTACGCCAACCACATCGAAGGTCTGGCCCAGGGCCCGACCTCGCCGGCCAGCACCGGTGGCTTCCAGGTAACCAACGGCAACGAAGTCTACGCGCCGGCACGCTCCAAGCAGACCGAGGCCGGAGTCAAAGTCGACATGGGCACTTACGGTGCGAGCCTGGGCGTGTATCGCATCGAGCAGCCAAGCGATGGTTACTGTGAAATCAACAGTGCCACCACTTGCACCTACGTGCGTGAAGGCGAGCAGATCAACAAAGGCGTGGAAATGAACGTCTTCGGCGAGCCGATCAGCGGCCTGCGCCTGCTCAGCGGCGTGACCGTGATGCACACCGAACTGAAGAACACCCAGAACGGCGCCAACGACGGTAACCGTGCCATTGGCGTGCCGAGCTTCCAGTTCAACGCCGGCGCCGATTGGGATGTACCGGGCCTGCAAGGCGTGGCGCTGAATGCGCGGATGCTGCGCACCGGCGGCCAATATGCCGACGCAGCCAACAACCTTAGTCTGCCGACCTGGAACCGCTTCGACGCGGGTGCGCGTTACGCGTTCAAGGTCTCGCAGAAAGACGTGACCCTGCGTCTGGGCGTCGAAAACCTGGCCAACAAGAAATACTGGGAATCGGCGCAGGGCGGCTATCTGACCCAGGGTGAGCCGCGCGTGGCGAAGTTGTCGGGCACCATCGACTTCTAA
- a CDS encoding DUF1615 domain-containing protein codes for MHTPRLLITLAALLVLAGCAGQRSQAPAPRAPAEVKAEIVRLMPAKVPDRQGWATDIYAAFAAQHISPTTQNLCSVLAVAEQESTFQVDPTVPGLGKIARDEIDRRAGKAHIPGMLVSAALAVRSPTGKTYSERLNAARSEKELSAIFDDFIGMVPMGRTLFGGFNPVHTAGPMQVSVEFAEQHAKDYPYPVSGTIRHEVFTRRGGMYFGIAHLLGYPVSYREPLYRFADFNAGWYASRNAAFQNAVSRASGIPLALDGDVIRYDSIMPGSTELAVRTLGKSLGMRNPTIRDQLEKGKTLEFEDTKLYQRVFELAEKAEGKTLPRAVLPGIVLQSPKITRKLTTAWFAKRVDERYKRCMAKG; via the coding sequence ATGCACACCCCTCGATTACTGATCACCCTTGCCGCGCTGTTGGTGCTCGCCGGTTGCGCCGGCCAGCGCAGCCAGGCGCCGGCGCCGCGTGCGCCCGCCGAAGTGAAGGCCGAAATCGTGCGGCTGATGCCGGCGAAAGTGCCCGACCGCCAGGGCTGGGCCACCGACATCTACGCCGCGTTCGCCGCCCAGCACATCAGCCCGACCACGCAAAATCTGTGCTCGGTGCTGGCCGTGGCCGAGCAGGAGTCGACTTTTCAGGTCGACCCGACTGTGCCGGGCCTGGGCAAGATCGCCCGCGACGAAATCGATCGCCGTGCCGGCAAGGCTCACATCCCCGGAATGCTGGTCAGCGCCGCACTGGCCGTGCGTTCGCCCACCGGCAAAACCTATAGCGAACGCCTCAACGCGGCACGCAGCGAGAAGGAGCTGAGCGCAATCTTCGACGACTTCATCGGCATGGTGCCGATGGGCCGCACCTTGTTCGGCGGCTTCAACCCGGTACACACCGCCGGGCCAATGCAGGTCAGCGTCGAATTCGCCGAGCAACATGCCAAGGATTATCCGTACCCGGTAAGCGGCACGATTCGCCACGAAGTGTTCACCCGCCGTGGCGGCATGTACTTCGGCATCGCCCATTTGCTCGGCTATCCGGTGAGTTATCGCGAGCCGCTGTACCGCTTTGCCGACTTCAACGCTGGTTGGTACGCCAGCCGCAATGCCGCGTTCCAGAACGCCGTCAGCCGAGCCTCGGGCATCCCGCTGGCGCTGGATGGCGATGTGATCCGCTACGACTCGATCATGCCCGGTAGCACCGAGCTGGCGGTGCGCACCCTCGGCAAGTCGCTGGGCATGCGCAACCCGACCATTCGCGATCAACTGGAGAAGGGCAAGACTCTGGAGTTTGAAGACACCAAGCTTTATCAACGAGTGTTCGAACTGGCCGAGAAGGCCGAAGGCAAGACTTTGCCGCGCGCGGTGTTGCCGGGGATCGTGCTGCAGAGCCCGAAAATCACCCGCAAATTGACCACGGCATGGTTCGCCAAACGGGTGGACGAGCGCTACAAACGCTGCATGGCCAAGGGGTGA
- a CDS encoding glutathione S-transferase N-terminal domain-containing protein has protein sequence MYQLYGHRNSGAAAIEAALELCQIAYRFIDIEASSEAAEALAQLNPLKQVPTLQLPDGSAITESVAILIHLGLSFPESGLLPAKAADRDQAIRGMVYIASNCYAAIGVIDYPERWLVMPDEASRQNLMAGARERLHWSWEVFADQFSAELYLDDEKPGALDVLAAVVTRWAGSREHLRQTRPGFHAWLQRIDRHPVLAPVFARHWPS, from the coding sequence ATGTATCAACTCTACGGGCACAGAAATTCAGGCGCCGCCGCCATCGAGGCGGCGCTGGAGTTGTGCCAGATCGCTTATCGCTTCATCGATATCGAAGCCTCGAGCGAAGCCGCCGAGGCGCTGGCGCAGCTCAATCCATTGAAGCAGGTACCGACCCTGCAATTGCCCGATGGCAGTGCGATCACCGAGAGTGTGGCGATTCTGATTCATCTGGGCCTGAGTTTTCCCGAGTCCGGTCTGTTGCCGGCCAAGGCGGCGGATCGCGACCAGGCGATTCGCGGCATGGTCTACATCGCCAGCAATTGCTACGCGGCCATCGGCGTCATCGATTACCCCGAGCGCTGGCTGGTGATGCCGGACGAAGCTTCGCGGCAGAACCTGATGGCCGGCGCCCGCGAGCGTTTGCACTGGAGTTGGGAGGTGTTCGCCGACCAGTTTTCCGCCGAGCTGTATCTGGACGACGAAAAACCGGGAGCACTGGACGTGCTCGCGGCGGTGGTGACGCGTTGGGCGGGGAGTCGCGAGCATCTGCGCCAGACGCGGCCGGGGTTTCATGCGTGGTTGCAGCGCATTGACCGGCATCCGGTGCTGGCACCGGTCTTCGCCCGGCATTGGCCGTCCTGA
- a CDS encoding CBS domain-containing protein, with protein MKTVAQLLKLKDQKNQEVHQIKPDHMVLEALMKMAEKNVGALLVVEDDKVVGIISERDYARKLVLHGRSSVGTPVRDIMVSPVITVDTHQTVDTCLSIMSDKRLRHLPVVENGKLIGLLSIGDLVKEAIAEQAELIKQLEQYIRGE; from the coding sequence ATGAAGACCGTCGCCCAACTGCTCAAGCTCAAAGATCAGAAAAATCAGGAAGTGCACCAGATCAAACCCGATCACATGGTGCTCGAAGCGCTGATGAAGATGGCCGAAAAGAACGTCGGGGCCTTGCTGGTGGTAGAAGACGACAAGGTGGTCGGCATCATCAGTGAGCGTGACTACGCGCGCAAACTGGTGCTGCACGGGCGTTCGTCGGTGGGCACACCGGTGCGCGACATCATGGTTTCGCCGGTGATCACCGTGGACACCCACCAGACCGTCGACACCTGCCTGAGCATCATGTCCGACAAACGCCTGCGCCACTTGCCGGTGGTGGAGAACGGCAAGCTGATCGGCCTGTTGTCGATCGGCGACCTGGTCAAGGAAGCGATTGCCGAACAGGCGGAGCTGATCAAACAGCTGGAGCAGTACATTCGCGGGGAATAA
- a CDS encoding DNA polymerase II, with translation MDLQQGFVLTRHWRDTPVGTEVEFWLATDAGPRRVRLAPQTSVAFIPAVQREAAERLLHDEKNVELRPLALQDFEHRPVLGLYCQQHGQLLRLETALNRAGVDVYEADVRPPERYLMERFITAPVLFSGTADADGVLLNAQLKPDPKYRPKLRLVSLDIETTETGELYSIALEGCGQRQVYMLGAPNGDASIVDFDLEYCDSRTVILKKLNDWFARHDPDAIIGWNVVQFDLRILHEHARRLGVPLKIGRGGEEMQWREHGSRTHYFASAAGRLIIDGIESLRSATWSFPSFSLENVAQTLLGEGKAIDNPYQRMDEINRMFAEDKPALAKYNLKDCELVTRIFAKTELLTFLLERASVTGLPADRSGGSVAAFTHLYMPLMHRQGFVAPNLGTNPPQASPGGFVMDSQPGLYESVLVLDYKSLYPSIIRTFLIDPVGLIEGLQHPDDADSVPGFRGARFSRTRHCLPSIVARVAEGRETAKREHNAPLSQALKIIMNAFYGVLGSSGCRFFDTRLASSITLRGHEIMLRTRQLIEAQGHAVIYGDTDSTFVWLRRPHGQEEAAQIGQALVKHVNDWWREHVREEYGLQSALELQYETHYKRFLMPTIRGAEEGSKKRYAGLVSRADGSEEMVYKGLETVRTDWSLLARQFQQELYERIFQRKPYQDYVRDYVRKTLAGEFDERLVYRKRLRRTLDDYERNVPPHVRAARLADDYNAQHGRPRQYQNGGWISYVITLAGPEPLEVRRAAIDYDHYITRQLQPVADAILPFVDDDFSTLIGGQLGLF, from the coding sequence GTGGATTTACAGCAGGGCTTCGTCCTGACCCGGCACTGGCGCGATACCCCGGTCGGTACCGAAGTCGAGTTCTGGCTGGCGACCGACGCCGGGCCGCGCCGTGTGCGCCTGGCGCCGCAGACTTCGGTGGCGTTTATCCCCGCCGTACAACGCGAAGCAGCCGAACGCCTGCTGCACGACGAAAAGAACGTCGAACTGCGCCCGCTGGCCCTGCAGGATTTCGAGCATCGCCCGGTGCTGGGCCTGTATTGTCAGCAACACGGCCAGTTGCTGCGCCTGGAAACCGCGCTCAACCGCGCCGGTGTCGACGTTTATGAAGCCGACGTGCGCCCGCCGGAACGCTACCTGATGGAGCGCTTCATCACCGCGCCGGTGCTGTTCAGCGGCACTGCCGATGCCGACGGCGTCTTGCTCAACGCCCAACTGAAGCCCGATCCCAAATACCGGCCCAAACTGCGCCTGGTCTCGCTGGACATCGAAACCACCGAAACCGGCGAACTGTATTCCATTGCTTTGGAAGGTTGCGGCCAGCGTCAGGTGTACATGCTCGGCGCGCCAAATGGCGATGCCAGCATCGTCGACTTCGATCTCGAATACTGCGACTCGCGCACCGTGATCCTGAAGAAACTCAACGACTGGTTCGCCCGCCACGATCCCGACGCAATCATCGGCTGGAACGTCGTGCAGTTCGACCTGCGCATCCTCCACGAACATGCGCGGCGCCTCGGCGTGCCGCTGAAAATCGGGCGCGGCGGCGAAGAGATGCAGTGGCGCGAACACGGTAGCCGCACGCACTACTTTGCCTCGGCGGCGGGGCGGCTGATCATCGACGGCATTGAATCGCTGCGTTCGGCGACCTGGAGTTTTCCCTCGTTCAGCCTGGAAAACGTCGCGCAGACCCTGCTCGGCGAGGGCAAGGCGATCGACAACCCGTACCAGCGCATGGACGAGATCAACCGCATGTTCGCCGAGGACAAACCGGCGCTGGCCAAGTACAACCTCAAGGACTGTGAGCTGGTCACGCGGATCTTCGCCAAGACCGAGTTGCTGACGTTTCTCCTCGAACGCGCCAGCGTTACCGGGCTGCCGGCGGATCGCAGCGGTGGCTCGGTGGCGGCGTTCACTCACCTTTACATGCCGCTGATGCACCGCCAGGGTTTCGTTGCGCCGAACCTGGGTACCAATCCGCCGCAGGCCAGCCCGGGCGGCTTCGTCATGGATTCGCAACCGGGCCTCTACGAGTCGGTGCTGGTGCTCGATTACAAGAGCCTGTATCCGTCGATCATCCGCACCTTTCTGATCGACCCGGTGGGCCTGATCGAAGGCCTGCAACACCCGGACGATGCCGATTCAGTGCCGGGGTTTCGGGGCGCCCGATTTTCGCGCACCCGGCATTGCCTGCCGTCAATTGTCGCGCGGGTCGCCGAGGGCCGCGAGACCGCCAAGCGCGAGCACAACGCGCCGCTGTCGCAGGCGTTGAAAATCATCATGAACGCCTTCTACGGCGTGCTCGGTTCCAGCGGTTGCCGGTTTTTCGATACGCGTCTGGCGTCGTCGATCACCCTGCGCGGCCACGAGATCATGCTGCGCACCCGTCAGCTCATCGAAGCGCAGGGCCACGCAGTGATCTATGGCGACACCGACTCGACCTTCGTCTGGCTGCGCCGTCCGCACGGGCAGGAGGAAGCGGCGCAGATCGGTCAGGCGCTGGTCAAGCACGTCAACGACTGGTGGCGCGAGCATGTGCGCGAGGAGTACGGCCTGCAAAGTGCCCTCGAATTGCAGTACGAAACGCACTACAAACGTTTTCTGATGCCGACCATTCGCGGCGCCGAGGAGGGCAGCAAAAAGCGCTACGCCGGACTGGTGAGCCGCGCCGACGGCAGTGAAGAAATGGTCTACAAGGGCCTGGAAACAGTGCGCACCGACTGGTCGCTGCTGGCCCGACAATTCCAGCAGGAACTGTACGAGCGGATCTTCCAGCGCAAGCCGTATCAGGATTATGTGCGCGATTACGTGCGCAAGACCCTGGCCGGCGAATTCGATGAGCGACTGGTCTACCGCAAGCGCCTGCGCCGCACGCTCGATGACTACGAACGCAACGTACCGCCGCATGTGCGCGCGGCGCGGCTGGCCGACGATTACAACGCACAGCACGGGCGCCCGCGGCAGTATCAGAACGGTGGCTGGATCAGTTACGTGATCACCCTGGCCGGGCCGGAACCGCTGGAAGTGCGCCGCGCCGCCATTGACTACGACCACTACATCACCCGCCAGCTGCAACCGGTGGCCGATGCGATTCTGCCGTTTGTCGACGACGATTTTTCAACCCTGATCGGGGGGCAACTGGGCCTGTTTTGA
- a CDS encoding DUF1810 domain-containing protein: MRSTDQCDPFNLQRFVQAQDPVFERIQRELGEGRKRSHWMWFVFPQFAGLGGSEMSRRFAIQSAEEAEAYLDHDLLGARLRTCTQLVLNIRQRSIAEIFGHPDDLKFHSSMTLFAQFGAEDSLFNQALERYFHGILDEWTLQLLDSKQAQLPPDQG; encoded by the coding sequence ATGAGAAGCACTGATCAGTGCGACCCGTTCAATCTTCAGCGTTTCGTCCAGGCCCAGGATCCGGTATTCGAACGGATCCAGCGTGAACTCGGTGAGGGGCGCAAGCGCAGCCACTGGATGTGGTTTGTGTTTCCGCAGTTTGCCGGGCTGGGCGGCAGCGAAATGTCCCGGCGCTTCGCCATTCAGTCTGCCGAGGAAGCCGAGGCTTACCTGGACCATGACCTGCTCGGCGCTCGACTGCGCACCTGCACGCAGCTGGTGCTGAACATCCGTCAGCGCTCGATTGCCGAGATTTTCGGCCACCCCGATGACCTGAAGTTTCACTCCTCGATGACGCTGTTTGCCCAGTTTGGCGCCGAGGACAGTCTGTTCAATCAGGCACTCGAACGTTACTTCCACGGCATCCTCGACGAATGGACCCTGCAACTGCTGGACTCAAAACAGGCCCAGTTGCCCCCCGATCAGGGTTGA
- a CDS encoding aldo/keto reductase gives MRTLELAGVQVPVIGQGTWRMGEDRSAHPREVSALRQGIELGMTLIDTAEMYAEGGAESVVGEAIAGLRDQVFLVSKVYPHNASRKGIPQACERSLRRLDTDYIDLYLLHWRGQYPLDETVEAFERLREDGKIGRWGVSNFDVDDLEELANPACATNQVLYNLEERGVEFDLLPWCQQQRMPLMAYCPIGQGGAMLAEPVLKQIAARHNVTPAQVSLAWILRQDGVIAIPKAVRPEHVQLNAQAAQLQLDAGDLAALDQVFKAPQRKQRLAMV, from the coding sequence ATGCGTACCCTCGAACTGGCAGGCGTGCAGGTTCCAGTGATTGGCCAGGGCACTTGGCGCATGGGCGAAGATCGCTCGGCGCACCCGCGTGAAGTGTCCGCGCTGCGCCAAGGCATCGAACTGGGCATGACCCTCATCGACACGGCGGAAATGTACGCCGAGGGCGGTGCCGAAAGCGTGGTCGGCGAAGCGATTGCCGGTCTGCGCGATCAGGTGTTTCTGGTGAGCAAGGTCTACCCGCACAACGCCAGCCGCAAAGGCATCCCCCAAGCCTGTGAGCGCAGCCTGCGCCGGCTCGACACCGATTACATCGACCTCTATCTACTGCATTGGCGCGGCCAGTATCCGCTGGATGAAACCGTCGAAGCGTTCGAACGCCTGCGCGAGGACGGCAAGATCGGCCGCTGGGGCGTGTCGAATTTCGACGTCGATGACCTCGAAGAGCTGGCCAATCCTGCCTGCGCCACCAATCAGGTGCTGTACAACCTGGAAGAGCGCGGCGTCGAATTCGACTTGCTGCCATGGTGCCAACAACAGCGTATGCCGTTGATGGCGTACTGCCCGATCGGTCAGGGCGGCGCGATGCTCGCCGAACCGGTGCTCAAGCAGATTGCCGCTCGTCACAACGTGACCCCGGCACAGGTTTCACTGGCGTGGATTCTGCGTCAGGATGGTGTGATTGCGATTCCCAAGGCTGTGCGACCGGAACACGTGCAACTCAATGCACAAGCGGCGCAGTTGCAACTGGATGCCGGGGATCTGGCGGCGCTGGACCAGGTATTTAAAGCGCCACAACGCAAGCAGCGGCTGGCGATGGTCTGA
- a CDS encoding aldose epimerase family protein — MLQSRHLLSGLGLSLMIATLSANAAGLSAEHKAFGKTNDGTPVEQYILRNSHGMQATVITYGATLQSLLVPDKHGKAADVVLGFDDVQGYQKGTAYFGATIGRFGNRLADGAFELDGKRYQVPQNDKSNALHGGTVGFDKRVWKAEPVTDKDSVGVTLTYLSADGEMGFPGNLTTQVTYRLTDSNELRIEYKASTDKPTVLNLTNHSYFNLVGAGNGDVLKQVATLHASRYTPVTAKLIPTGELAPVAGTPMDFTKPTAIGTHIKADHPQLKFAEPKQGGFDFNWVLDTKGDVSKVAAEVSDPQSGRHLQLFTSEPGVQFYTSNFLDGTVKGKGGKVYPHWGAFTLETQHYPDSPNQPDFPSTRLDPGQTYNHSVVLKFSAK, encoded by the coding sequence ATGCTTCAATCACGTCACCTGCTCTCCGGCCTCGGACTGTCCCTGATGATCGCCACCCTCTCCGCCAACGCGGCCGGCCTCAGCGCCGAACACAAAGCCTTCGGCAAAACCAATGACGGCACGCCCGTCGAGCAATACATTCTGCGCAACAGCCACGGCATGCAGGCGACCGTCATCACCTACGGCGCCACCCTGCAATCGCTGCTGGTACCGGACAAACACGGCAAAGCCGCTGACGTGGTGCTCGGTTTCGACGATGTCCAGGGTTACCAGAAAGGCACGGCGTATTTCGGCGCGACTATCGGCCGTTTCGGCAATCGCCTGGCCGACGGTGCATTCGAACTCGACGGCAAGCGCTATCAGGTGCCGCAGAACGACAAGTCCAACGCCTTGCATGGCGGCACTGTGGGCTTTGACAAAAGGGTCTGGAAAGCCGAGCCCGTCACAGACAAGGATTCGGTCGGCGTGACCCTGACCTACCTGTCGGCGGACGGCGAAATGGGCTTCCCCGGCAACCTCACCACGCAAGTGACCTATCGCCTGACCGACAGCAACGAACTGCGCATCGAGTACAAGGCCAGCACCGATAAACCGACAGTGCTCAACCTGACCAACCACAGCTACTTCAACCTCGTCGGCGCCGGCAATGGCGACGTGTTGAAACAAGTCGCGACCCTGCACGCCAGCCGCTATACCCCGGTCACGGCCAAGCTGATCCCGACCGGCGAACTGGCACCCGTGGCCGGTACGCCGATGGACTTCACCAAGCCCACCGCGATCGGCACGCACATCAAGGCCGATCACCCGCAGTTGAAATTCGCCGAACCGAAACAGGGCGGCTTCGATTTCAACTGGGTGCTGGATACCAAAGGCGATGTGAGCAAGGTCGCCGCTGAAGTCAGCGATCCGCAGTCCGGGCGGCATTTGCAGCTGTTCACCAGCGAGCCGGGGGTGCAGTTTTACACCAGCAACTTCCTCGACGGCACGGTCAAGGGCAAGGGTGGCAAGGTCTATCCGCACTGGGGCGCGTTTACCTTGGAGACTCAGCATTATCCGGACTCGCCGAATCAGCCGGATTTCCCAAGTACGCGTCTCGATCCGGGGCAGACTTACAACCACAGCGTGGTGTTGAAGTTCTCCGCTAAATGA
- a CDS encoding MFS transporter produces the protein MTDSASTEFTRLDHATRAEKLPYAALLAFAMTGFIAILTETLPAGLLPQIGAGLGVSEVLAGQLVTLYALGSIVAAIPLTVATRGWPRRRVLLMTVGGFLVFNTITTFSSHYGLTLASRFLAGMAAGLSWGIMAGYARGIVPAHQQGRALAIAMLGTPVALSLGTPAGTWLGNLIGWRASFGIMSALALVLAAWIVLAVPDRPGQTSAERLPLLQSLRLPGVRPVLFVVLTWMLGHNILYTYIAPFLMQAGLAERVDLVLLVFGLCSLVGIWIIGLLVDRWLRWLTLISLAVFAVTALVLALMSPSPWLIYTCMAVWGLSFGGSATLLLTAAADSAGEHVDVVQAMLTTSWNVAIAGGGLFGGLLLDRAGAMSFPWALLILSLIALATVWINRHHSFKPGRRVH, from the coding sequence ATGACCGACTCCGCAAGCACCGAATTCACCCGCCTCGACCACGCCACCCGTGCAGAAAAACTGCCCTATGCCGCGTTGCTGGCGTTCGCCATGACCGGCTTTATCGCCATCCTCACCGAAACCCTGCCCGCCGGGCTGCTGCCGCAAATCGGCGCCGGGCTTGGGGTCAGCGAAGTGCTCGCCGGGCAACTGGTGACGCTGTATGCGCTGGGCTCGATCGTCGCGGCGATTCCGCTGACCGTCGCCACCCGGGGCTGGCCACGGCGGCGGGTGCTGCTGATGACGGTCGGCGGTTTCCTGGTGTTCAACACCATCACCACGTTCTCCAGCCATTACGGTCTGACCCTCGCTTCGCGGTTTCTAGCCGGGATGGCAGCTGGCCTGTCATGGGGGATCATGGCCGGTTACGCCCGCGGGATCGTGCCGGCGCATCAACAGGGGCGGGCGTTGGCGATCGCCATGCTCGGCACCCCAGTGGCACTGTCGCTGGGCACACCGGCGGGGACTTGGCTGGGCAACCTGATCGGTTGGCGCGCTTCGTTCGGGATCATGTCGGCGCTGGCATTGGTGTTGGCGGCGTGGATCGTGCTGGCGGTGCCCGATCGTCCGGGCCAGACCAGCGCCGAACGCCTGCCGCTGCTGCAATCGCTGCGTCTGCCGGGCGTACGGCCGGTGCTGTTCGTGGTGCTGACCTGGATGCTCGGGCACAACATTCTCTACACCTACATTGCGCCGTTCCTGATGCAGGCCGGGCTGGCCGAGCGGGTCGATCTGGTGCTGCTGGTGTTTGGTCTGTGTTCGCTGGTCGGGATCTGGATCATCGGCCTGCTGGTGGATCGCTGGTTGCGCTGGCTGACCCTGATCAGCCTCGCGGTGTTTGCCGTGACCGCCCTGGTGCTGGCGCTGATGTCACCGTCGCCGTGGCTGATCTACACCTGCATGGCCGTGTGGGGCTTGTCGTTTGGTGGCTCGGCGACGTTGCTGCTGACGGCAGCAGCGGATTCGGCTGGCGAGCATGTGGACGTGGTGCAGGCGATGCTCACCACCTCCTGGAACGTGGCGATTGCCGGCGGCGGTCTGTTTGGCGGGCTGCTGCTGGATCGGGCGGGGGCGATGTCGTTCCCGTGGGCGCTGTTGATCCTGTCGCTGATTGCGCTGGCGACGGTGTGGATCAACCGTCATCACAGTTTCAAACCGGGCCGGCGCGTGCATTGA